A genome region from Aurantiacibacter sp. MUD61 includes the following:
- a CDS encoding beta strand repeat-containing protein: protein MTNIMTKPSMIRSRLLHSCAGAAMLAGLAFGATEASAQGIQATPAVVQGSAQIDESVMGTTRITVDTLDTVIDWRADFDPSLLTTETFLPAGNTAIFQNGANNFNFAVLNRIIPGPDNAPALFEGLVQSFLTDPFGVTTPGGFVAFYSPTGIIVGPTGRFEVPQLMLTTQAVDITTISGFANGTGSLFMSGASGAIDIQAGAVLTGAPGTGGPEDSFLIVASPQISMAGSAFYNGSIAYVASEAVFLNHSSGLFDIIITQGVTAGGQTITHTGSSGGPSSTGAGDEHVIYGVTQASAFSGGPVSMLFSGNLGFQPAASATIVNGDVILSANYNVSGRTVDGDDSRQGADSFFDGRSQVPGERGDILLSGIVATSNLLAISTHQTNLDATTATSTFAGDLSLVGREQAVIDVGSGPQVLVDGDLFVSARNFGLNTQATGQEDATGGLASIRVASDALLTVLGETMVAASAVPGLDFIFNNIGSGTGGQAQILSEGGTIDLRGNVRMESYARTDQTFGTFDGNGAMQGGQVQFLATQGGSLSTLGTLSVDASATAPELVSSVAPVAGDATGGGISIGTGVGGGSVSIAGDVTLDASALITSSTIGLGVDRSAFGGTIDVQSIDFSAVDIGGSLTGDASAQTSTTAGGAAAGNATGGSASITVTDGDMTVATGITMDLLGNAGAGESGGDAVGGSAGLSVTNGSLDAGGSLSISTNAVAGSSSGSGDGGNALGGGANILLDGGDLINTGATSLSANAQAGSGANSGDAAGGSTTINLLNGGSWSASTISSDAIGLGANATGGAGGDVIGGETSLLIGTGSTLTLANSLTMAATANGSVSTANGGDGSSASGGSAAITIDGGTLDGPSAGVSLIAPAQGGNVAGAGFTAGSASGGSATLDIVNGGSASLTSLLANSNALAGDGGASAVGGNASGGFSGIAVADAPSSLTLTGQLSLQSLGVGGLTNGGSGIGGIGDGGDVGLAILRGGVVDLTGAAAQLVSAGSGGDSSVTGGEGGSASSGLIDIDIANGTLTGTSITLTGIANGGNAVGANTVDGGAAETGEILITALTGSTLDIAIDAVSTATGGSTATGTGGNASGGAVTLQAGFSDIDLGTNTLLASEAVGGDGVDGGSATSGDALLSNGDSTLSGGNVTVRSSALGGTGTAANGDATSALARFFSLGSTSQVDLVVLSLISNAEAGAGAIANSGSAEFDNDLGPITIGDILLDTDALGVGTGTPGLALFRNTGSVTADTLTISALGSDPGPQAQILADGGALNVLDTLSADVTGDILLQYLTGGTIIGGPDSANLTATFDVTAGGTITLDGDDGAARNIAALNTLLTSHDIEVGADTLFGGDAVALTSTNVDAQAVLGGTSAGSGYSLLADEAAAIDATSLSIFLPNVGGTDVDAVIDDLTLLGSGDQRFASIDLFVDGSLDIFGAFNYTSTGSGDTLSIGAEGTLFLTLPTGSIRLDSGSALAGTLQISATDFIAADADLIADILADPASAAVVEALLDDGGAAEASSYISADRVEINALGLVYGQNTGANGIYGGIEVGPGGLLITQASAFPGQLRVIAFGTQDDGTGQLTNNDFFFVVEFATDRVGTYTPDATFNNCIIVTSTCPEDPVEEEIEVPVPNQILIEQPLAPKFVIDEGTAFDFGFGFDFPGLMDAPLISEDELVREPVTSGSDSALHALSGSADDDEGDE, encoded by the coding sequence TCGATCCGTCGCTGTTGACCACCGAAACCTTCCTACCGGCGGGTAACACCGCGATTTTCCAGAACGGCGCCAACAACTTCAATTTTGCTGTGCTCAACCGGATTATTCCCGGGCCGGATAACGCCCCTGCGCTTTTCGAAGGCCTGGTGCAGTCTTTTCTGACCGATCCTTTCGGCGTCACCACACCGGGCGGTTTCGTCGCTTTCTATTCGCCCACCGGCATCATTGTCGGGCCGACCGGACGATTCGAAGTTCCGCAATTGATGCTGACCACGCAGGCGGTCGACATCACTACCATCAGCGGTTTCGCCAATGGCACCGGATCACTTTTTATGAGTGGCGCATCAGGGGCCATCGACATCCAGGCAGGCGCGGTTCTGACAGGAGCGCCCGGCACTGGCGGGCCGGAGGACAGCTTCCTGATCGTTGCGTCGCCGCAGATCAGCATGGCGGGAAGCGCCTTTTATAATGGTTCGATTGCCTATGTCGCGTCCGAGGCAGTATTCCTCAACCATTCCTCTGGCCTGTTCGACATCATCATTACCCAAGGTGTGACGGCTGGCGGGCAGACGATCACACACACCGGTTCATCAGGCGGACCGTCGAGCACGGGCGCGGGTGACGAGCATGTGATTTACGGCGTCACTCAGGCCTCTGCCTTTAGCGGCGGTCCCGTTTCCATGCTGTTCAGCGGCAATTTGGGTTTCCAGCCCGCCGCCAGCGCCACCATTGTGAACGGCGACGTTATCCTGTCCGCCAATTATAATGTCAGCGGTCGCACTGTGGATGGCGATGACAGTCGGCAAGGGGCCGATTCTTTCTTCGACGGGCGCAGCCAGGTGCCCGGCGAGCGCGGCGATATTCTGCTGAGCGGCATCGTCGCCACCAGCAATCTGCTCGCCATTTCAACGCATCAGACGAACCTCGATGCTACCACGGCAACGTCCACCTTTGCTGGCGATCTGTCGCTTGTCGGGCGGGAGCAGGCCGTCATCGATGTCGGCAGCGGCCCGCAAGTATTGGTGGACGGCGACCTGTTTGTCTCGGCGCGAAATTTCGGACTGAACACCCAAGCGACTGGCCAGGAAGACGCGACCGGCGGCCTCGCATCAATTCGCGTGGCTAGTGACGCGTTGCTGACTGTGCTGGGCGAAACCATGGTTGCGGCAAGCGCCGTTCCGGGGCTCGATTTCATCTTCAACAACATCGGTTCGGGTACCGGCGGACAGGCGCAAATCCTGTCAGAAGGCGGAACGATCGACCTGCGCGGCAATGTGCGGATGGAATCCTATGCCCGCACAGATCAAACCTTTGGTACCTTCGATGGCAATGGCGCGATGCAGGGCGGACAAGTGCAGTTCCTCGCCACGCAGGGCGGATCGCTGAGCACGCTTGGCACGCTTTCTGTAGACGCCAGTGCGACCGCGCCAGAGCTTGTCTCTTCAGTGGCACCTGTGGCTGGAGACGCGACCGGAGGAGGCATCTCCATCGGCACGGGTGTGGGCGGCGGATCGGTCTCGATTGCGGGTGACGTGACACTTGATGCGAGCGCACTGATCACCTCCTCAACTATCGGATTGGGCGTCGATCGCTCGGCCTTTGGTGGTACGATAGATGTGCAGTCGATCGATTTCTCGGCGGTCGATATCGGCGGCAGCCTGACTGGCGATGCCTCTGCCCAGACATCGACGACGGCCGGCGGTGCGGCGGCGGGCAATGCGACAGGAGGCAGCGCCAGCATCACGGTGACGGACGGGGACATGACGGTCGCGACAGGCATTACGATGGACCTGTTGGGGAACGCTGGTGCAGGGGAAAGCGGCGGCGATGCGGTGGGGGGATCGGCGGGATTGTCGGTGACCAATGGATCGCTCGATGCCGGCGGGAGCTTGTCGATCAGCACAAATGCCGTCGCCGGATCCTCCAGCGGCTCGGGCGATGGCGGCAATGCGCTCGGCGGCGGTGCGAATATCTTGCTCGATGGCGGCGATCTCATCAATACCGGCGCGACTTCGCTCTCTGCCAATGCGCAGGCTGGAAGCGGCGCGAATAGCGGCGATGCAGCTGGCGGTTCGACTACAATCAACCTGCTCAATGGCGGTAGCTGGAGCGCATCGACGATTTCGAGCGACGCCATCGGCCTCGGTGCTAATGCGACGGGCGGCGCTGGCGGCGATGTCATCGGCGGAGAAACCAGCCTTCTCATAGGCACCGGCTCGACTCTCACCCTGGCCAACAGCCTGACAATGGCCGCCACTGCCAATGGTTCGGTATCCACTGCCAACGGCGGCGATGGAAGCTCAGCCTCTGGCGGATCGGCGGCGATCACCATCGATGGCGGCACACTTGATGGACCAAGTGCAGGAGTGAGCCTGATTGCACCGGCCCAGGGTGGGAACGTCGCGGGTGCCGGTTTCACCGCAGGATCGGCGAGCGGAGGCAGCGCCACGCTGGACATCGTCAACGGCGGTAGCGCGAGCCTCACCAGCCTGCTGGCGAACAGCAATGCGCTTGCGGGAGACGGCGGCGCGTCAGCTGTCGGCGGCAATGCAAGCGGCGGTTTCTCCGGTATCGCCGTAGCGGATGCGCCAAGCAGCCTGACACTTACCGGCCAGCTATCGCTCCAATCGCTAGGCGTCGGCGGTTTGACCAATGGTGGCAGCGGGATTGGTGGCATCGGCGATGGCGGTGATGTCGGACTGGCCATCCTTCGCGGCGGGGTGGTCGACCTGACCGGCGCGGCGGCACAATTGGTGAGCGCGGGTTCCGGCGGAGACAGTTCGGTGACCGGGGGAGAGGGTGGATCTGCATCGAGCGGCTTGATCGATATCGACATTGCCAACGGCACGCTCACAGGCACCTCGATCACGCTGACCGGCATCGCCAACGGCGGCAACGCCGTGGGGGCAAATACAGTGGATGGCGGCGCAGCCGAAACCGGCGAAATCCTGATTACGGCCCTCACCGGCAGCACTCTCGACATCGCGATCGACGCGGTAAGCACGGCAACTGGCGGCAGCACCGCGACCGGGACAGGCGGTAACGCAAGCGGTGGGGCAGTGACCTTGCAGGCAGGCTTCTCCGATATCGACCTTGGCACGAATACGCTGCTTGCTTCGGAAGCAGTTGGCGGTGACGGGGTGGACGGCGGCAGTGCTACCAGCGGAGACGCGCTGCTATCCAATGGCGACAGCACGCTTTCCGGCGGCAACGTCACCGTGCGATCGAGCGCGCTGGGCGGAACGGGCACGGCGGCAAATGGCGATGCAACTTCCGCCCTCGCCCGGTTCTTCAGCCTCGGCAGCACGAGCCAGGTCGACCTCGTCGTTCTCTCGCTGATATCCAATGCCGAAGCGGGCGCGGGAGCAATTGCCAATTCCGGCTCGGCAGAGTTCGACAATGATCTGGGGCCGATCACTATCGGCGATATCCTGCTCGACACAGATGCGCTTGGCGTAGGAACCGGGACGCCGGGACTTGCGCTGTTCCGCAACACTGGCAGCGTCACCGCAGACACGCTGACGATTTCGGCGCTAGGCAGCGATCCCGGCCCGCAGGCTCAGATCCTCGCCGATGGCGGCGCGCTCAATGTGCTCGATACGCTCTCCGCAGATGTGACGGGCGATATCCTGCTGCAATATCTCACCGGCGGCACGATCATCGGCGGGCCGGACAGCGCGAACCTGACCGCCACTTTCGATGTCACCGCAGGCGGGACGATCACACTGGATGGCGATGACGGCGCAGCGCGCAATATCGCCGCGCTGAACACCCTTCTTACATCCCATGACATCGAAGTCGGCGCCGATACTCTGTTCGGCGGCGATGCAGTTGCGCTGACTTCGACCAATGTCGACGCGCAGGCCGTGCTTGGTGGCACCAGCGCTGGCAGCGGCTATTCGCTGCTAGCGGACGAGGCGGCCGCGATAGATGCGACCAGCCTTTCGATTTTCTTGCCCAATGTCGGCGGCACCGATGTCGATGCGGTGATCGATGATCTGACCCTGCTTGGCAGCGGCGATCAGCGCTTTGCAAGCATCGACCTCTTCGTGGACGGATCGCTCGATATTTTCGGCGCGTTCAATTACACCTCGACAGGGTCCGGAGACACGCTTTCCATTGGGGCGGAAGGGACTTTGTTCCTGACCCTGCCGACAGGCAGCATCCGCCTCGATAGCGGGTCCGCGCTGGCCGGCACGCTGCAGATTTCCGCCACCGATTTCATCGCCGCAGATGCCGATCTGATCGCCGACATCCTCGCTGATCCCGCGAGCGCTGCGGTGGTAGAAGCGCTGCTCGATGATGGCGGCGCTGCCGAGGCATCGAGCTATATCTCGGCCGACCGTGTCGAGATCAACGCGCTTGGCCTTGTTTACGGGCAGAACACCGGAGCAAACGGCATCTATGGCGGCATCGAAGTTGGTCCTGGCGGGTTACTGATCACCCAAGCGTCCGCCTTCCCCGGCCAGCTTCGAGTAATCGCCTTTGGTACGCAGGACGATGGTACCGGCCAGCTGACCAATAATGATTTCTTCTTCGTGGTCGAATTCGCGACCGATCGAGTGGGCACCTACACGCCCGATGCCACGTTCAACAATTGCATCATCGTCACCTCGACCTGTCCGGAAGACCCGGTGGAAGAGGAGATCGAGGTTCCGGTTCCCAACCAGATCCTGATCGAACAACCACTCGCACCCAAGTTCGTCATCGATGAAGGAACGGCGTTCGATTTCGGGTTCGGCTTTGACTTCCCGGGCCTGATGGATGCCCCGCTCATCAGCGAAGACGAACTGGTGCGCGAACCCGTGACAAGCGGTTCGGACAGCGCGCTTCACGCGCTCAGCGGATCGGCTGACGATGATGAGGGAGACGAATGA